A section of the Acipenser ruthenus chromosome 39, fAciRut3.2 maternal haplotype, whole genome shotgun sequence genome encodes:
- the LOC117397317 gene encoding layilin-like isoform X3, with protein MDLVILLGAIFSIWLHPCTGSKLFSAEDFYEPRGQRVCRRGTERPCYKIAYFQDASRKLNFEEASGACRSDGGELLSIESENEQKLVENFIQELRASDGDFWIGLRRKQGYQDSTADCPGRYYWLDGSKATFRKWHWDEPSCGNEVCVVMYHQPSAPPGIGGLYMFQWNDDNCDTRNNFICKYSQEKAASSTSAGSSAHTDAPAVSLGPKHPAVTVEGGKDSVLVTDSKGNVLNIVYIIIPTIPLLLLLVVTTGVFCFKLFARRKERTETSKKEPHFWMSPNRCSSPSLEVYSVIQKQRPADLEGTRPDIKNTSFRASSGHDLSGDYDNMSASNSERGESGFVNNDIYETSSSGRKESGWVDNDIYGY; from the exons ATGGATCTTGTGATACTTCTTGGAGCGATCTTTTCTATTTGGTTACATCCTTGCACTGGATCCAAGCTCTTTAGTG CAGAGGATTTTTATGAGCCTCGAG GACAGAGGGTTTGTCGGAGGGGCACCGAGAGGCCCTGCTATAAAATCGCCTATTTCCAGGACGCGTCTCGGAAGCTGAACTTCGAGGAGGCGAGCGGAGCGTGCCGGAGCGATGGGGGAGAGCTGCTGAGCATCGAGTCTGAGAACGAACAGAAACTCGTCGAGAATTTCATCCAGGAACTAAGAGCCTCCGACGGGgacttctggattggcttgcgAAGGAAGCAGGGCTACCAGGACTCCACCGCCGACTGCCCCGGGAGATACTACTGGCTGGACGGCAGCAAAGCCACGTTCAG GAAGTGGCACTGGGATGAACCGTCCTGTGGTAATGAAGTGTGTGTGGTGATGTATCACCAGCCGTCGGCCCCCCCAGGGATCGGAGGCCTCTACATGTTCCAGTGGAACGATGACAACTGTGACACCAGAAACAATTTCATCTGCAAGTACTCTCAAG aaaaagcCGCCTCCTCTACATCAGCTGGGTCCTCTGCGCACACAG ACGCCCCAGCAGTATCTCTAGGACCAAAGCACCCAGCTGTCACCGTGGAGGGGGGTAAAGACAGCGTGCTGGTCACTGACTCGAAAG GCAATGTCTTAAATATCGTTTACATCATCATACCTACCATCCCGCTGCTTTTACTGCTCGTGGTCACAACAGGCGTGTTTTGCTTCAAGCTTTTTGCAAGAAG gaaggagaggactGAGACCAGTAAGAAGGAGCCCCATTTCTGGATGTCTCCGAACAGATGCAGCAGCCCCAGCCTGGAGGTTTACAGTGTGATCCAGAAGCAGCGCCCTGCGGACCTCGAGGGGACGAGACCCGACATCAAGAACACTTCATTCCGAGCCTCCTCGGGGCACGACCTGTCAGGTGACTACGACAACATGAGCGCCAGCAACTCGGAGCGCGGCGAGAGCGGCTTCGTCAACAACGACATTTACGAGACGAGCAGCAGCGGCAGAAAGGAGTCCGGCTGGGTCGACAACGACATCTATGgctactga
- the LOC117397317 gene encoding layilin-like isoform X4, with product MDLVILLGAIFSIWLHPCTGSKLFSGQRVCRRGTERPCYKIAYFQDASRKLNFEEASGACRSDGGELLSIESENEQKLVENFIQELRASDGDFWIGLRRKQGYQDSTADCPGRYYWLDGSKATFRKWHWDEPSCGNEVCVVMYHQPSAPPGIGGLYMFQWNDDNCDTRNNFICKYSQEKAASSTSAGSSAHTDAPAVSLGPKHPAVTVEGGKDSVLVTDSKGNVLNIVYIIIPTIPLLLLLVVTTGVFCFKLFARRRKERTETSKKEPHFWMSPNRCSSPSLEVYSVIQKQRPADLEGTRPDIKNTSFRASSGHDLSGDYDNMSASNSERGESGFVNNDIYETSSSGRKESGWVDNDIYGY from the exons ATGGATCTTGTGATACTTCTTGGAGCGATCTTTTCTATTTGGTTACATCCTTGCACTGGATCCAAGCTCTTTAGTG GACAGAGGGTTTGTCGGAGGGGCACCGAGAGGCCCTGCTATAAAATCGCCTATTTCCAGGACGCGTCTCGGAAGCTGAACTTCGAGGAGGCGAGCGGAGCGTGCCGGAGCGATGGGGGAGAGCTGCTGAGCATCGAGTCTGAGAACGAACAGAAACTCGTCGAGAATTTCATCCAGGAACTAAGAGCCTCCGACGGGgacttctggattggcttgcgAAGGAAGCAGGGCTACCAGGACTCCACCGCCGACTGCCCCGGGAGATACTACTGGCTGGACGGCAGCAAAGCCACGTTCAG GAAGTGGCACTGGGATGAACCGTCCTGTGGTAATGAAGTGTGTGTGGTGATGTATCACCAGCCGTCGGCCCCCCCAGGGATCGGAGGCCTCTACATGTTCCAGTGGAACGATGACAACTGTGACACCAGAAACAATTTCATCTGCAAGTACTCTCAAG aaaaagcCGCCTCCTCTACATCAGCTGGGTCCTCTGCGCACACAG ACGCCCCAGCAGTATCTCTAGGACCAAAGCACCCAGCTGTCACCGTGGAGGGGGGTAAAGACAGCGTGCTGGTCACTGACTCGAAAG GCAATGTCTTAAATATCGTTTACATCATCATACCTACCATCCCGCTGCTTTTACTGCTCGTGGTCACAACAGGCGTGTTTTGCTTCAAGCTTTTTGCAAGAAG gaggaaggagaggactGAGACCAGTAAGAAGGAGCCCCATTTCTGGATGTCTCCGAACAGATGCAGCAGCCCCAGCCTGGAGGTTTACAGTGTGATCCAGAAGCAGCGCCCTGCGGACCTCGAGGGGACGAGACCCGACATCAAGAACACTTCATTCCGAGCCTCCTCGGGGCACGACCTGTCAGGTGACTACGACAACATGAGCGCCAGCAACTCGGAGCGCGGCGAGAGCGGCTTCGTCAACAACGACATTTACGAGACGAGCAGCAGCGGCAGAAAGGAGTCCGGCTGGGTCGACAACGACATCTATGgctactga
- the LOC117397317 gene encoding layilin-like isoform X1, producing MDLVILLGAIFSIWLHPCTGSKLFSAEDFYEPRGQRVCRRGTERPCYKIAYFQDASRKLNFEEASGACRSDGGELLSIESENEQKLVENFIQELRASDGDFWIGLRRKQGYQDSTADCPGRYYWLDGSKATFRKWHWDEPSCGNEVCVVMYHQPSAPPGIGGLYMFQWNDDNCDTRNNFICKYSQEKAASSTSAGSSAHTDAPAVSLGPKHPAVTVEGGKDSVLVTDSKGNVLNIVYIIIPTIPLLLLLVVTTGVFCFKLFARRRKERTETSKKEPHFWMSPNRCSSPSLEVYSVIQKQRPADLEGTRPDIKNTSFRASSGHDLSGDYDNMSASNSERGESGFVNNDIYETSSSGRKESGWVDNDIYGY from the exons ATGGATCTTGTGATACTTCTTGGAGCGATCTTTTCTATTTGGTTACATCCTTGCACTGGATCCAAGCTCTTTAGTG CAGAGGATTTTTATGAGCCTCGAG GACAGAGGGTTTGTCGGAGGGGCACCGAGAGGCCCTGCTATAAAATCGCCTATTTCCAGGACGCGTCTCGGAAGCTGAACTTCGAGGAGGCGAGCGGAGCGTGCCGGAGCGATGGGGGAGAGCTGCTGAGCATCGAGTCTGAGAACGAACAGAAACTCGTCGAGAATTTCATCCAGGAACTAAGAGCCTCCGACGGGgacttctggattggcttgcgAAGGAAGCAGGGCTACCAGGACTCCACCGCCGACTGCCCCGGGAGATACTACTGGCTGGACGGCAGCAAAGCCACGTTCAG GAAGTGGCACTGGGATGAACCGTCCTGTGGTAATGAAGTGTGTGTGGTGATGTATCACCAGCCGTCGGCCCCCCCAGGGATCGGAGGCCTCTACATGTTCCAGTGGAACGATGACAACTGTGACACCAGAAACAATTTCATCTGCAAGTACTCTCAAG aaaaagcCGCCTCCTCTACATCAGCTGGGTCCTCTGCGCACACAG ACGCCCCAGCAGTATCTCTAGGACCAAAGCACCCAGCTGTCACCGTGGAGGGGGGTAAAGACAGCGTGCTGGTCACTGACTCGAAAG GCAATGTCTTAAATATCGTTTACATCATCATACCTACCATCCCGCTGCTTTTACTGCTCGTGGTCACAACAGGCGTGTTTTGCTTCAAGCTTTTTGCAAGAAG gaggaaggagaggactGAGACCAGTAAGAAGGAGCCCCATTTCTGGATGTCTCCGAACAGATGCAGCAGCCCCAGCCTGGAGGTTTACAGTGTGATCCAGAAGCAGCGCCCTGCGGACCTCGAGGGGACGAGACCCGACATCAAGAACACTTCATTCCGAGCCTCCTCGGGGCACGACCTGTCAGGTGACTACGACAACATGAGCGCCAGCAACTCGGAGCGCGGCGAGAGCGGCTTCGTCAACAACGACATTTACGAGACGAGCAGCAGCGGCAGAAAGGAGTCCGGCTGGGTCGACAACGACATCTATGgctactga
- the LOC117397317 gene encoding layilin-like isoform X2 has product MDLVILLGAIFSIWLHPCTGSKLFSEDFYEPRGQRVCRRGTERPCYKIAYFQDASRKLNFEEASGACRSDGGELLSIESENEQKLVENFIQELRASDGDFWIGLRRKQGYQDSTADCPGRYYWLDGSKATFRKWHWDEPSCGNEVCVVMYHQPSAPPGIGGLYMFQWNDDNCDTRNNFICKYSQEKAASSTSAGSSAHTDAPAVSLGPKHPAVTVEGGKDSVLVTDSKGNVLNIVYIIIPTIPLLLLLVVTTGVFCFKLFARRRKERTETSKKEPHFWMSPNRCSSPSLEVYSVIQKQRPADLEGTRPDIKNTSFRASSGHDLSGDYDNMSASNSERGESGFVNNDIYETSSSGRKESGWVDNDIYGY; this is encoded by the exons ATGGATCTTGTGATACTTCTTGGAGCGATCTTTTCTATTTGGTTACATCCTTGCACTGGATCCAAGCTCTTTAGTG AGGATTTTTATGAGCCTCGAG GACAGAGGGTTTGTCGGAGGGGCACCGAGAGGCCCTGCTATAAAATCGCCTATTTCCAGGACGCGTCTCGGAAGCTGAACTTCGAGGAGGCGAGCGGAGCGTGCCGGAGCGATGGGGGAGAGCTGCTGAGCATCGAGTCTGAGAACGAACAGAAACTCGTCGAGAATTTCATCCAGGAACTAAGAGCCTCCGACGGGgacttctggattggcttgcgAAGGAAGCAGGGCTACCAGGACTCCACCGCCGACTGCCCCGGGAGATACTACTGGCTGGACGGCAGCAAAGCCACGTTCAG GAAGTGGCACTGGGATGAACCGTCCTGTGGTAATGAAGTGTGTGTGGTGATGTATCACCAGCCGTCGGCCCCCCCAGGGATCGGAGGCCTCTACATGTTCCAGTGGAACGATGACAACTGTGACACCAGAAACAATTTCATCTGCAAGTACTCTCAAG aaaaagcCGCCTCCTCTACATCAGCTGGGTCCTCTGCGCACACAG ACGCCCCAGCAGTATCTCTAGGACCAAAGCACCCAGCTGTCACCGTGGAGGGGGGTAAAGACAGCGTGCTGGTCACTGACTCGAAAG GCAATGTCTTAAATATCGTTTACATCATCATACCTACCATCCCGCTGCTTTTACTGCTCGTGGTCACAACAGGCGTGTTTTGCTTCAAGCTTTTTGCAAGAAG gaggaaggagaggactGAGACCAGTAAGAAGGAGCCCCATTTCTGGATGTCTCCGAACAGATGCAGCAGCCCCAGCCTGGAGGTTTACAGTGTGATCCAGAAGCAGCGCCCTGCGGACCTCGAGGGGACGAGACCCGACATCAAGAACACTTCATTCCGAGCCTCCTCGGGGCACGACCTGTCAGGTGACTACGACAACATGAGCGCCAGCAACTCGGAGCGCGGCGAGAGCGGCTTCGTCAACAACGACATTTACGAGACGAGCAGCAGCGGCAGAAAGGAGTCCGGCTGGGTCGACAACGACATCTATGgctactga
- the LOC117397317 gene encoding layilin-like isoform X5, with translation MSLERVCRRGTERPCYKIAYFQDASRKLNFEEASGACRSDGGELLSIESENEQKLVENFIQELRASDGDFWIGLRRKQGYQDSTADCPGRYYWLDGSKATFRKWHWDEPSCGNEVCVVMYHQPSAPPGIGGLYMFQWNDDNCDTRNNFICKYSQEKAASSTSAGSSAHTDAPAVSLGPKHPAVTVEGGKDSVLVTDSKGNVLNIVYIIIPTIPLLLLLVVTTGVFCFKLFARRRKERTETSKKEPHFWMSPNRCSSPSLEVYSVIQKQRPADLEGTRPDIKNTSFRASSGHDLSGDYDNMSASNSERGESGFVNNDIYETSSSGRKESGWVDNDIYGY, from the exons ATGAGCCTCGAG AGGGTTTGTCGGAGGGGCACCGAGAGGCCCTGCTATAAAATCGCCTATTTCCAGGACGCGTCTCGGAAGCTGAACTTCGAGGAGGCGAGCGGAGCGTGCCGGAGCGATGGGGGAGAGCTGCTGAGCATCGAGTCTGAGAACGAACAGAAACTCGTCGAGAATTTCATCCAGGAACTAAGAGCCTCCGACGGGgacttctggattggcttgcgAAGGAAGCAGGGCTACCAGGACTCCACCGCCGACTGCCCCGGGAGATACTACTGGCTGGACGGCAGCAAAGCCACGTTCAG GAAGTGGCACTGGGATGAACCGTCCTGTGGTAATGAAGTGTGTGTGGTGATGTATCACCAGCCGTCGGCCCCCCCAGGGATCGGAGGCCTCTACATGTTCCAGTGGAACGATGACAACTGTGACACCAGAAACAATTTCATCTGCAAGTACTCTCAAG aaaaagcCGCCTCCTCTACATCAGCTGGGTCCTCTGCGCACACAG ACGCCCCAGCAGTATCTCTAGGACCAAAGCACCCAGCTGTCACCGTGGAGGGGGGTAAAGACAGCGTGCTGGTCACTGACTCGAAAG GCAATGTCTTAAATATCGTTTACATCATCATACCTACCATCCCGCTGCTTTTACTGCTCGTGGTCACAACAGGCGTGTTTTGCTTCAAGCTTTTTGCAAGAAG gaggaaggagaggactGAGACCAGTAAGAAGGAGCCCCATTTCTGGATGTCTCCGAACAGATGCAGCAGCCCCAGCCTGGAGGTTTACAGTGTGATCCAGAAGCAGCGCCCTGCGGACCTCGAGGGGACGAGACCCGACATCAAGAACACTTCATTCCGAGCCTCCTCGGGGCACGACCTGTCAGGTGACTACGACAACATGAGCGCCAGCAACTCGGAGCGCGGCGAGAGCGGCTTCGTCAACAACGACATTTACGAGACGAGCAGCAGCGGCAGAAAGGAGTCCGGCTGGGTCGACAACGACATCTATGgctactga